One genomic window of Gallaecimonas sp. GXIMD4217 includes the following:
- the atpG gene encoding F0F1 ATP synthase subunit gamma encodes MAGAKEIKGKIASVKSTQKITRAMEMVAASKMRRAQERMAHSRPYAVSMRQVIGHIAQGNLEYKHPYVEEREVKRVGYIVVSTDRGLCGGLNVNLFKKVTQDVKSWKEQGVDVDFAVIGSKGSAFFNRFGGNLMAQATGLGDEPSLQDLIGSVQVMLQAYDEGRLDRLFLVYNNFVNTMKQEPTVDQLLPLPKSEDEDYSHRWDYIYEGDPKELLDMLLKRFVESQVYQGVVENLASEQAARMVAMKAATDNAGNLIDELQLVYNKARQAAITQELSEIVAGAAAV; translated from the coding sequence ATGGCCGGCGCAAAAGAGATTAAAGGCAAGATTGCCAGCGTCAAAAGCACGCAGAAGATCACGCGCGCCATGGAAATGGTGGCGGCTTCCAAGATGCGTCGTGCGCAGGAGCGTATGGCCCATAGCCGTCCCTATGCCGTGAGCATGCGCCAAGTGATCGGCCACATCGCGCAAGGCAACCTCGAATACAAGCACCCCTACGTGGAGGAGCGCGAGGTCAAGCGCGTGGGCTATATCGTGGTCTCTACCGACCGCGGTCTCTGTGGTGGCCTGAACGTCAACCTGTTCAAGAAAGTGACCCAGGACGTCAAGTCCTGGAAAGAACAAGGCGTGGATGTGGATTTTGCTGTCATCGGCAGCAAAGGCTCCGCCTTCTTCAACCGTTTCGGCGGTAACCTCATGGCCCAGGCCACTGGCCTTGGCGATGAGCCGTCACTGCAGGACTTGATCGGTTCCGTTCAGGTGATGCTGCAAGCATATGATGAAGGTCGTCTGGACCGCCTGTTCCTGGTGTACAACAACTTCGTGAACACCATGAAGCAGGAACCCACAGTCGACCAGCTGCTGCCCCTGCCCAAGTCCGAGGACGAGGACTACAGCCATCGCTGGGATTACATCTATGAAGGTGACCCGAAAGAGCTTCTGGACATGCTCCTCAAGCGCTTCGTGGAATCCCAGGTGTACCAGGGCGTAGTGGAAAACCTCGCTTCCGAGCAGGCAGCGCGGATGGTTGCCATGAAGGCGGCAACCGATAACGCAGGCAACCTCATCGATGAGCTGCAACTGGTGTACAACAAGGCCCGTCAGGCCGCGATTACCCAGGAGCTCTCAGAGATCGTTGCCGGTGCCGCTGCCGTTTAA
- the atpA gene encoding F0F1 ATP synthase subunit alpha, which produces MQLNSTEIAELIKSRIEQFEVVSEAHDEGTIVSVSDGIIRIHGLADVMQGEMIELPGNRYAIALNLERDSVGAVVMGPYADLAEGTKVKSTGRILEVPVGRGLLGRVVNTLGEAIDGKGRIDNDGFSPVEVIAPGVIDRQSVDQPLQTGYKSIDAMIPIGRGQRELIIGDRQIGKTALAIDTIINQKGTGVKCIYVAIGQKASTIANVVRKLEEHGALEHTIVVVASASEAAALQYLAPYAGCAMGEYFRDRGEDALIVYDDLSKQAVAYRQISLLLRRPPGREAYPGDVFYLHSRLLERAARVSADYVERFTNGEVKGQTGSLTALPIIETQAGDVSAFVPTNVISITDGQIFVETDLFNAGIRPAVNAGLSVSRVGGAAQTKIIKKLGGGIRLALAQYRELAAFAQFASDLDDATRAQLEHGQRVTELMKQKQYAPLSVAETAVSLFAAEKGYLNDVELNKVGAFEDALQAYMKAEHADLLAKINEKGDYNDEIQNGLKDALDKFKATQTW; this is translated from the coding sequence ATGCAACTGAATTCCACTGAGATCGCCGAGCTGATCAAATCTCGCATTGAGCAGTTCGAGGTTGTAAGTGAAGCGCATGATGAGGGCACCATCGTATCGGTGTCTGACGGTATCATCCGCATTCACGGCCTTGCTGACGTCATGCAAGGCGAAATGATTGAACTGCCGGGCAACCGCTACGCCATCGCCCTGAACCTCGAGCGCGACTCCGTCGGCGCCGTGGTCATGGGTCCGTACGCCGACCTGGCAGAAGGCACCAAGGTAAAATCCACCGGCCGTATCCTGGAAGTACCGGTAGGCCGTGGCCTGCTGGGCCGTGTGGTCAACACCCTGGGTGAAGCCATCGACGGCAAGGGTCGCATCGACAACGACGGTTTCTCTCCCGTTGAAGTCATCGCCCCCGGCGTTATCGATCGTCAGTCCGTAGACCAGCCGCTGCAAACCGGCTACAAGTCTATCGACGCCATGATCCCGATCGGTCGTGGTCAGCGTGAGCTGATCATCGGTGACCGTCAGATCGGTAAGACCGCCCTGGCCATCGACACCATCATCAACCAGAAAGGTACCGGCGTTAAGTGTATCTACGTAGCGATCGGCCAGAAGGCCTCCACCATCGCCAACGTGGTACGCAAGCTCGAAGAGCACGGCGCCCTGGAGCACACCATCGTGGTGGTTGCCTCCGCCTCCGAAGCTGCCGCCCTGCAGTACCTGGCGCCTTACGCCGGCTGTGCCATGGGTGAGTACTTCCGCGACCGCGGCGAAGATGCCCTGATCGTGTACGACGACCTGTCCAAGCAGGCCGTTGCCTACCGTCAGATCTCCCTGCTGCTGCGTCGTCCGCCGGGCCGTGAAGCCTACCCTGGTGACGTTTTCTACCTCCACTCCCGTCTGCTGGAGCGCGCCGCCCGCGTTTCCGCCGATTACGTGGAGCGCTTCACCAACGGTGAAGTCAAAGGCCAAACCGGCTCTCTGACTGCCCTGCCGATCATCGAAACCCAAGCTGGTGACGTTTCTGCGTTCGTACCGACCAACGTGATCTCCATCACCGACGGTCAGATCTTCGTGGAAACCGATCTGTTCAACGCCGGTATCCGTCCTGCGGTGAACGCCGGTCTGTCCGTATCCCGTGTAGGTGGTGCTGCCCAGACCAAGATCATCAAGAAGCTGGGTGGCGGTATCCGTCTGGCTCTGGCCCAGTACCGTGAACTGGCTGCCTTTGCTCAGTTCGCCTCTGACCTCGATGACGCCACCCGCGCCCAGCTGGAGCACGGTCAGCGCGTTACCGAGCTGATGAAGCAGAAGCAGTACGCGCCGCTGAGCGTGGCTGAAACTGCCGTGTCTCTGTTCGCAGCCGAAAAAGGCTACCTCAACGACGTCGAACTGAACAAGGTCGGCGCCTTCGAGGACGCGCTGCAGGCCTACATGAAGGCCGAGCACGCTGACCTGCTGGCCAAGATCAACGAGAAAGGCGATTACAACGACGAGATCCAAAACGGTCTGAAAGACGCCCTGGACAAGTTCAAGGCAACCCAGACCTGGTAA
- the atpH gene encoding F0F1 ATP synthase subunit delta, producing MSELVTIARPYAKAAFDFAVEKAAVDHWAAMLTFAGEVAKHEKLQAIFESNLAKADKAEAMITICGEQLDANGQNLLKVMAENERLPALPAVAALFAEYHHEYAQEVEADVTSATELSADEQSKLAAALEKRLARKVKLKCSVDASLISGTLVKVGDLVIDSTVKGKLGRLAHTLQA from the coding sequence ATGTCTGAGCTGGTAACCATTGCTCGTCCCTATGCAAAAGCGGCTTTTGATTTCGCGGTCGAAAAGGCCGCCGTTGATCACTGGGCAGCCATGCTGACCTTTGCCGGTGAAGTGGCCAAGCATGAAAAACTGCAGGCCATCTTCGAGAGCAACCTGGCCAAGGCCGACAAGGCCGAGGCCATGATCACGATCTGCGGTGAGCAACTGGACGCGAATGGTCAGAACCTGTTGAAGGTGATGGCCGAAAACGAACGCCTGCCGGCCCTGCCGGCAGTTGCGGCACTCTTTGCCGAGTACCATCACGAGTACGCCCAGGAAGTGGAAGCCGATGTGACTTCCGCCACCGAGCTGAGCGCTGATGAGCAGAGCAAGCTGGCTGCCGCACTCGAGAAACGTCTCGCACGCAAAGTTAAGCTGAAATGCAGTGTCGACGCATCACTGATTTCCGGCACCTTGGTGAAGGTGGGTGACCTGGTCATCGACAGCACCGTCAAGGGCAAGCTGGGACGTCTGGCACACACGCTGCAAGCCTGA
- the atpF gene encoding F0F1 ATP synthase subunit B produces MNINATLLGQLVSFIIFVWFCMKFVWPPLIQAIEERQKKIADGLASADRAEKDLELAQAKAADTMKEAKTDASAIIEQANKRKAQIIEEAQTEAQAEKAKIIAAGHAEVEAERVRAQEELRKQVAALAIAGAEKILERSIDEAAHRDILDKIVAEI; encoded by the coding sequence GTGAACATCAACGCCACCCTGCTGGGTCAATTGGTGTCCTTCATCATCTTCGTGTGGTTCTGCATGAAGTTTGTATGGCCGCCCCTGATCCAAGCCATCGAAGAGCGTCAGAAGAAAATCGCTGACGGTCTGGCCAGCGCCGACCGCGCTGAAAAAGACCTGGAACTGGCCCAGGCCAAGGCTGCCGACACCATGAAGGAAGCCAAGACCGACGCCAGCGCCATCATCGAACAGGCTAACAAGCGCAAGGCGCAGATCATCGAAGAGGCTCAAACCGAAGCCCAGGCCGAGAAAGCGAAAATCATCGCTGCCGGCCACGCCGAAGTGGAAGCCGAACGCGTGCGGGCTCAAGAAGAGCTGCGCAAGCAGGTTGCTGCTCTTGCCATCGCCGGCGCCGAGAAGATTCTCGAGCGTTCTATCGACGAAGCTGCTCACCGCGACATTCTGGACAAGATTGTCGCTGAGATTTGA
- the atpE gene encoding F0F1 ATP synthase subunit C, with translation METIVGFTAIAVALLIGLGALGTAIGFGLLGGKFLESAARQPELAPMLQVKMFIVAGLLDAVTMIGVGLALFFTFANPFLDQLKG, from the coding sequence ATGGAAACTATCGTTGGCTTTACCGCTATCGCTGTTGCTCTGCTGATCGGTCTGGGTGCCCTGGGTACCGCTATCGGCTTCGGTCTGCTGGGTGGCAAGTTCCTGGAAAGCGCTGCTCGTCAACCTGAACTGGCTCCCATGCTGCAGGTTAAGATGTTCATCGTTGCCGGTCTGCTCGACGCCGTAACCATGATCGGTGTTGGTCTGGCCCTGTTCTTCACCTTCGCTAACCCGTTCCTGGACCAGCTGAAAGGTTAA
- the atpB gene encoding F0F1 ATP synthase subunit A, whose protein sequence is MAGNAPQTPSEYIVHHLTNLTAGEGFWTWHIDTLLFSFVLGMTFLGLFRMVAKKADTGVPGKFQCFVEMLVEFVDTSVKETFHGRSKLIAPLALTIFVWVFLMNLMDLIPVDFLPHAAALSGVSYLKVVPTTDLNTTFALSLGVFSLMIFYSIKIKGVSGFVKELTLHPFNSPNKLVQALFIPVNFLLEFVTLIAKPISLALRLFGNLYAGELIFILIALLPWYGQWFLSVPWAIFHILIITLQAFIFMMLTIVYLSLASEDH, encoded by the coding sequence ATGGCTGGTAATGCACCCCAAACGCCATCCGAGTACATCGTCCACCACCTCACTAACCTGACGGCGGGCGAAGGCTTCTGGACTTGGCACATCGATACCCTGCTCTTCTCATTCGTACTTGGTATGACCTTCCTGGGCTTGTTCCGGATGGTCGCCAAGAAAGCGGATACCGGAGTGCCGGGTAAATTCCAATGCTTCGTAGAGATGCTGGTGGAATTCGTGGACACCTCCGTCAAGGAGACCTTCCACGGCCGTTCCAAGCTGATCGCGCCGCTGGCTCTGACCATCTTCGTCTGGGTCTTCCTGATGAACCTGATGGATCTGATCCCGGTCGACTTCCTGCCCCACGCGGCAGCGCTGTCCGGCGTTTCCTACCTGAAGGTGGTACCCACCACTGACCTGAACACCACCTTTGCGCTGTCTCTGGGCGTGTTCTCCCTGATGATCTTCTACTCCATCAAGATCAAGGGCGTCAGCGGCTTCGTGAAGGAACTGACCCTGCATCCTTTCAACAGCCCCAACAAGCTGGTGCAAGCGCTGTTTATCCCGGTCAACTTCCTGCTGGAGTTCGTTACCCTGATCGCCAAGCCCATCTCACTGGCGCTGCGTCTGTTCGGTAACCTCTATGCGGGCGAACTGATCTTCATCCTGATTGCCCTGCTGCCGTGGTATGGACAGTGGTTCCTGTCCGTGCCCTGGGCCATATTCCACATCCTGATCATCACCCTGCAGGCCTTCATTTTCATGATGCTGACCATCGTGTACCTGAGCCTGGCCAGTGAAGATCACTGA
- a CDS encoding ATP synthase subunit I produces MSDKLARPGRQVAYKLVAVQAAVVLIASCISAAVWGVQAGYSALLGGLICVLPNFVFARLAFAKAGARAAQQVVHGFYKGEALKIGLTVLLFVIVLLWVPVAMGALFATYGIGVMAQWFAPVLIQRK; encoded by the coding sequence GTGTCGGACAAGCTGGCCCGCCCGGGTCGCCAGGTGGCATACAAACTGGTGGCGGTACAGGCGGCGGTGGTCCTGATAGCCAGCTGCATCAGTGCAGCAGTATGGGGAGTACAGGCAGGCTACTCGGCCCTTCTGGGCGGGTTGATCTGCGTACTCCCTAATTTCGTGTTTGCCCGACTGGCTTTTGCCAAGGCCGGAGCGCGGGCCGCCCAGCAAGTCGTACACGGCTTCTACAAGGGCGAGGCGCTCAAGATAGGCCTGACTGTTTTACTGTTTGTCATTGTGCTGCTTTGGGTTCCCGTGGCCATGGGAGCCCTTTTTGCCACCTACGGGATAGGCGTCATGGCACAGTGGTTTGCGCCGGTTTTGATTCAACGGAAATAA
- a CDS encoding aminopeptidase P family protein, which translates to MFSSDIYVQRRAALAARLEGGLVVLQGNGLVGMNYRHNHYGFRQDGSFRYFCGIDRPDLTLILDLDVGKALIVGDDPGLDSVVWTGPREALADQAARAGIDTVLPRAELPSLLRQARDRGRRLHLLPPYRGDHEIQRMQWLDLGLDRLGELVSEPLIRAVAELRLIKGPEEIAELEQALALAAEMHHVAMARTRPGVRESAVVGAIMEVVARHQSQLSYPVIFSRRGEILHNERHDQILERGDWVVNDCGANSPLGYASDITRTIPVGGSFEGIKADLYAMVARAQQDAIELMAPGVPFRAVHDRACQSLVAGLTELGLFKGSPAELVARGAHALVFQCGTGHPIGLDVHDMEGLGEQLVGYGEGLERSPLFGHKSLRFARPLKASMVMTVEPGIYFNETLIRTWAAEGRFKDCIDYGVAERLLGLGGVRLEDEVLVTDDGHRLLGPTIAKAPEDIAAIMNG; encoded by the coding sequence ATGTTCAGCAGCGATATCTATGTGCAGCGCCGGGCCGCGCTGGCGGCCCGGCTGGAGGGCGGCCTGGTGGTGCTGCAAGGCAACGGCCTGGTGGGCATGAACTACCGGCACAACCACTACGGTTTTCGCCAGGACGGCAGCTTCCGCTATTTCTGTGGAATCGACAGGCCCGATCTGACCCTGATCCTGGATCTGGACGTCGGCAAGGCGTTGATCGTCGGTGACGATCCCGGCCTGGATTCGGTTGTCTGGACCGGGCCCAGGGAGGCGTTGGCGGACCAGGCCGCCCGGGCCGGGATCGACACCGTGCTGCCAAGGGCCGAGCTGCCGTCCCTGCTGCGCCAGGCCAGGGACCGGGGCCGGCGCCTCCATTTGCTGCCGCCCTACCGGGGTGATCATGAGATCCAGCGCATGCAATGGCTGGATCTGGGCCTGGATCGGCTGGGCGAGCTGGTGTCGGAGCCGCTGATCCGGGCGGTGGCAGAGCTGCGCCTCATCAAGGGGCCGGAGGAAATCGCCGAGCTGGAGCAGGCCCTGGCCCTTGCCGCCGAGATGCACCATGTGGCCATGGCCAGGACCAGGCCCGGGGTGCGCGAGAGCGCCGTGGTCGGTGCCATCATGGAAGTGGTGGCGCGGCACCAGAGCCAGCTTTCCTACCCGGTGATCTTCAGCCGCCGCGGCGAGATCCTCCACAACGAGCGCCACGACCAGATCCTGGAAAGGGGCGATTGGGTGGTCAACGACTGCGGCGCCAACTCGCCCCTGGGCTATGCCTCGGACATCACCCGCACCATCCCTGTGGGTGGCTCCTTCGAGGGCATCAAGGCCGATCTCTATGCCATGGTGGCCAGGGCCCAGCAGGACGCCATCGAGCTGATGGCGCCCGGGGTGCCCTTCAGGGCCGTCCACGACCGTGCCTGCCAGAGCCTGGTGGCGGGCCTGACCGAACTGGGGCTGTTCAAGGGCTCCCCGGCCGAGCTGGTGGCCAGGGGCGCCCATGCCCTGGTGTTCCAGTGCGGCACCGGCCACCCCATAGGCCTGGATGTCCACGACATGGAAGGCCTGGGCGAGCAGCTGGTGGGTTACGGCGAAGGCCTTGAACGCAGCCCCCTGTTCGGCCACAAGAGCCTGCGCTTCGCCAGACCGCTCAAGGCCAGCATGGTGATGACGGTGGAGCCGGGGATCTATTTCAACGAGACCCTGATCCGAACCTGGGCCGCCGAGGGCCGCTTCAAGGACTGCATCGACTATGGCGTCGCCGAACGGCTGCTGGGCCTTGGCGGGGTGCGCCTGGAGGACGAGGTGCTGGTCACCGATGATGGCCATCGGCTGCTGGGACCGACCATCGCCAAGGCGCCGGAGGATATCGCCGCCATCATGAACGGCTGA
- a CDS encoding aldehyde dehydrogenase (NADP(+)), whose amino-acid sequence MSPDGLSLIGGRPRAGQGRSFQARDSASGEPLPACYQAADAALVAEALELAKQAAPVLAASAGRQRARLLETMADRLAAREADFVALTPLETGLPEARVKGELARTCNQLRAFAALLEEGSWLEARIDPAQPDRQPLPRPDLRSLLRPLGPVAVFGASNFPLAFSVAGGDTASALAAGNPVLVKAHPAHPGTSLLAALALSQAVAECGFPAGAFACLLDDGIEVGRQLVLAPQVKAVAFTGSQAGGRALMDLAASRAEPIPVFAEMGSVNPLYFCPGKLAEAGAALAEQLAASITLGCGQFCTNPGLVVVPQGEAGDAFCIALAERLRAFEGAPMLTAGIGDNYLSRFGVLGRLPGVKVLVAAKGQGTQFGAGLLECGLDALLAEPRLQEETFGPCSLLVRAEPGRFAELAARLDGQLTAGVFHGQGDQALVAELLPHLEARAGRVIFNGFPTGVEVAPAMVHGGPWPACSDSRFTAVGTGAIRRFCRPVCYQDVPQALLPLELRDDNPLGLLRLVDGVPTREGP is encoded by the coding sequence ATGAGCCCCGATGGCCTGTCCCTGATCGGCGGCCGCCCCCGGGCGGGGCAAGGCCGTAGCTTCCAGGCCAGGGATTCGGCCAGCGGCGAGCCCCTGCCCGCCTGCTACCAGGCCGCCGACGCCGCCCTGGTGGCCGAGGCCCTGGAACTGGCCAAGCAGGCGGCGCCGGTGCTGGCGGCCAGTGCGGGCCGGCAACGGGCCCGGCTGCTCGAAACCATGGCCGACAGGCTGGCGGCGCGGGAGGCGGACTTCGTGGCCCTGACCCCCCTGGAAACCGGCCTGCCCGAGGCCAGGGTCAAGGGCGAGCTGGCCCGCACCTGCAACCAGCTCAGGGCCTTTGCCGCCCTGCTGGAGGAGGGTTCCTGGCTGGAGGCCCGCATCGATCCGGCCCAGCCCGATCGCCAGCCGTTGCCCAGGCCCGACCTGAGATCCCTGCTGCGGCCCCTGGGCCCGGTGGCGGTGTTCGGCGCCTCCAACTTCCCCCTGGCTTTCTCGGTGGCCGGCGGCGACACCGCCTCGGCCCTGGCCGCCGGCAATCCGGTGCTGGTCAAGGCCCATCCCGCCCATCCCGGCACCTCGCTGCTGGCGGCGTTGGCCCTGAGCCAGGCGGTGGCGGAATGCGGTTTCCCCGCCGGCGCCTTCGCCTGCCTGCTGGACGACGGCATCGAGGTGGGCAGGCAGCTGGTGCTGGCCCCCCAGGTCAAGGCGGTGGCCTTTACCGGCTCCCAGGCCGGCGGCCGGGCGCTGATGGACCTGGCCGCCAGCCGCGCCGAGCCCATTCCGGTGTTCGCCGAGATGGGCTCGGTGAACCCCCTCTATTTCTGTCCCGGCAAGCTGGCAGAAGCCGGCGCCGCCCTGGCCGAGCAGCTGGCCGCCTCCATCACCCTGGGCTGCGGCCAGTTCTGCACCAACCCCGGCCTGGTGGTGGTGCCACAAGGGGAAGCGGGCGATGCCTTCTGTATCGCCCTGGCCGAGCGGCTCAGGGCCTTCGAGGGCGCCCCCATGCTCACCGCCGGCATCGGCGACAACTACCTGAGCCGGTTCGGCGTCCTTGGCAGGCTGCCCGGGGTCAAGGTGCTGGTGGCGGCCAAGGGCCAGGGCACCCAATTCGGCGCCGGCCTGCTGGAATGTGGCCTGGATGCCCTGCTGGCCGAGCCGAGGCTGCAGGAGGAGACCTTCGGCCCCTGTTCGCTGCTGGTCAGGGCCGAGCCCGGCCGTTTCGCCGAGCTGGCGGCGCGGCTGGACGGCCAGCTCACCGCTGGTGTCTTCCATGGCCAGGGCGATCAGGCCCTGGTCGCCGAGCTGCTGCCCCATCTGGAAGCCAGGGCCGGCCGGGTGATCTTCAACGGCTTTCCCACCGGTGTGGAGGTGGCGCCGGCCATGGTCCACGGCGGTCCCTGGCCGGCCTGCTCCGACAGCCGTTTCACGGCCGTGGGCACAGGCGCCATCCGCCGCTTCTGCCGCCCGGTCTGTTACCAGGATGTGCCCCAGGCGCTGCTGCCTCTTGAGCTGAGGGACGACAATCCCTTGGGGCTGCTGCGCCTGGTGGACGGGGTACCGACCCGGGAGGGACCGTGA
- a CDS encoding dihydrodipicolinate synthase family protein codes for MSIQWTGVMPAITTPFTAELQVDHEFLKRHVAWLVAAGSTAIIPCGSLGEGATLSFDEKVAVVKSCVEAAGEVPVMPGIAAMSTEEAVALARACRDVGAKGLMVLPPYVYPADWRELSTHMGAVIESTELPCILYNNPVAYGLDLQPAQIAELVERHAKVEAVKESSTDARRISAIRALIGDKVALGVGVDDCLLEGVACGARFWIAGLVNALPEESIRLYELAMAGRLDEAFELYAWFLPLLRLDTVPKFVQLIKLAQEAVGWGNEQVRPPRLPLTQEERAETLALIRHALDNRPGPGEEAA; via the coding sequence ATGAGCATCCAGTGGACAGGCGTCATGCCCGCCATCACCACCCCCTTCACCGCCGAGCTGCAGGTGGATCACGAGTTCCTCAAGCGCCACGTGGCCTGGCTGGTGGCGGCGGGCAGCACCGCCATCATCCCCTGCGGCTCCCTGGGCGAAGGGGCGACGCTGAGCTTCGACGAGAAGGTGGCCGTAGTGAAGAGCTGCGTGGAGGCGGCCGGCGAGGTGCCGGTGATGCCCGGCATCGCCGCCATGAGCACCGAGGAGGCGGTGGCCCTGGCCAGGGCCTGCCGTGACGTGGGCGCCAAGGGCCTGATGGTGCTGCCGCCCTATGTGTACCCGGCCGACTGGCGCGAGCTCAGCACCCATATGGGCGCCGTCATCGAATCCACCGAGCTGCCCTGCATCCTCTACAACAACCCGGTGGCCTATGGCCTGGATCTGCAGCCGGCGCAGATAGCCGAGCTGGTTGAGCGCCACGCCAAGGTGGAGGCGGTCAAGGAATCCAGCACAGATGCGCGGCGGATCAGCGCCATCCGCGCCCTGATCGGCGACAAGGTGGCCCTGGGCGTGGGCGTGGACGACTGCCTGCTGGAAGGGGTGGCCTGTGGTGCCCGGTTCTGGATCGCCGGCCTGGTCAACGCCCTGCCCGAGGAGTCCATCCGCCTCTACGAGCTGGCCATGGCCGGCCGCCTGGACGAGGCCTTCGAACTCTACGCCTGGTTCCTGCCGCTGCTGCGCCTGGATACCGTGCCCAAGTTCGTGCAGCTCATCAAGCTGGCCCAGGAGGCCGTGGGCTGGGGTAATGAGCAGGTGCGTCCGCCACGCCTGCCGCTGACCCAGGAAGAACGTGCCGAGACCCTGGCACTGATCCGCCATGCCCTCGACAACCGCCCCGGTCCGGGCGAGGAGGCCGCATGA
- a CDS encoding FAD-dependent oxidoreductase, translated as MTEVEILVIGAGPAGIAAAVTAAAKGKEVLLCDLEPAPGGQIWRGAGPDHPQAGPWLARLARSTVDYRPGWRCVGALDGGYLFEFPGGGELVRPQKAILCLGARELLLPFPGWDLPGVTGAGALQALAKRGLDVRGRRIVLAGSGPLLLAAAETLKAKGARVLCLLEQQTTWSLLRAGLALLRDPGRLWQSLKLLKTLGPGLIRPDSWVLEARGKGRLSSVLVRQGGRPRALACDYLGVGFGLVANLELPELLGCAIDKGAVLVDHNQASSVPDLYCAGETTGIGGCELALLEGRIAALAACGRPSVALQRARDRAGKRAGRLLSAFGLRDEIRSLPRLETPVCRCEGSSWGEIQLSESARQARLQCRAGMGECQGRICGPALQFLKGWPASAARRQPLAPCKVATLLSVKHTKEST; from the coding sequence GTGACTGAAGTGGAGATCCTGGTCATAGGTGCCGGCCCGGCCGGCATCGCCGCCGCCGTCACCGCCGCCGCAAAGGGCAAGGAGGTGCTGCTGTGCGATCTGGAGCCGGCCCCGGGCGGCCAGATCTGGCGCGGCGCTGGACCCGACCATCCCCAGGCCGGCCCCTGGCTGGCGCGCCTGGCCAGAAGCACCGTGGACTACAGGCCCGGCTGGCGCTGCGTCGGCGCCCTGGACGGCGGCTATCTGTTCGAATTTCCCGGCGGCGGCGAGCTGGTGCGCCCGCAAAAGGCCATCCTCTGCCTGGGCGCCCGGGAGCTGCTGCTGCCCTTCCCTGGCTGGGATCTGCCCGGGGTCACGGGCGCCGGGGCCCTGCAGGCCCTGGCCAAGCGCGGCCTGGACGTTCGGGGCAGGCGCATCGTGCTGGCCGGCAGCGGCCCCCTGCTGCTGGCGGCGGCCGAGACCCTGAAGGCCAAGGGGGCTCGGGTTTTGTGCCTGCTGGAACAACAGACAACCTGGTCGCTGCTACGGGCCGGCCTGGCCCTGCTGCGGGATCCCGGCCGCCTCTGGCAAAGCCTCAAGCTGCTGAAAACCCTGGGGCCAGGCCTGATCAGGCCCGACAGCTGGGTGCTGGAGGCCAGGGGCAAGGGGCGGCTGTCGTCGGTGCTGGTGCGCCAGGGCGGCCGGCCAAGGGCGCTGGCCTGCGACTACCTGGGGGTGGGCTTCGGCCTGGTGGCCAACCTGGAACTGCCGGAGCTGCTGGGCTGCGCCATCGACAAGGGTGCCGTGCTGGTGGACCACAACCAGGCCAGCTCGGTACCGGATCTTTACTGCGCCGGCGAGACCACCGGCATCGGCGGCTGCGAGCTGGCGCTGCTGGAAGGCCGGATCGCCGCCCTGGCCGCCTGCGGCCGGCCCAGTGTCGCCCTGCAAAGGGCCAGGGACAGGGCCGGCAAAAGGGCCGGGCGGCTGCTGTCGGCCTTCGGCCTGCGCGACGAGATCAGGTCCCTGCCCCGCCTGGAAACCCCGGTCTGCCGCTGCGAAGGCAGCAGCTGGGGCGAGATCCAGCTCAGTGAAAGCGCCCGCCAGGCCCGGCTCCAGTGCCGGGCCGGCATGGGCGAATGCCAGGGCCGGATTTGCGGCCCGGCCCTGCAATTTCTCAAGGGGTGGCCCGCCTCGGCGGCCCGGCGCCAGCCCCTGGCGCCCTGCAAGGTGGCCACCCTGCTGTCCGTTAAACACACCAAGGAGTCAACATGA
- a CDS encoding (2Fe-2S)-binding protein — protein sequence MAIEIVLNGRRLRVEEGQSLAAVLLERNLPCGRNGRGQPRAPLCGMGVCFGCRVTVDGHKEQLACQFLVRAGMEVSTRD from the coding sequence ATGGCCATTGAGATCGTGCTGAACGGCAGGCGGCTGCGGGTCGAGGAAGGCCAATCCCTGGCCGCCGTGCTGTTGGAGCGCAACCTGCCCTGTGGCCGCAACGGCCGCGGCCAGCCCAGGGCACCGCTCTGCGGCATGGGCGTCTGTTTCGGCTGCCGGGTGACGGTGGACGGCCACAAGGAGCAGCTGGCCTGCCAGTTCTTGGTGCGCGCCGGCATGGAGGTCAGCACCCGTGACTGA